In Paenibacillus sp. J23TS9, a single genomic region encodes these proteins:
- a CDS encoding ABC transporter ATP-binding protein, with protein sequence MTPNPRTGKRLFQYALTAKGIFIAAFIALAIGVGAELAGPFIAKSMIDDHMLGIERPYFESTSAEQAAEYNGHYYKRGDRFDADESKGSQIQLLQSGRSFYFIDQAVAEPQGERTFSDGQMTIKYGDKVSQYPAQKLSATDLYSFYKPEIPGILKLVGLYCIFLIISIFTEFGKTYWLQSSANKVIQKLRNDVYAHMQRLPVYFFDTLPAGKVVSRITNDTEAVKDLFVAVLANFSSGVIYITGVYIALFLLDLRLGLVCLFIVPLLIAWIIFYRKFATKYNTIIRSRLSEINAIINESIQGMSIIRVFRRQKQTREEFETLNDDYMKHQNKMLNLNAFTTHNLVNVLRSFSFAVILAYFGFGSLSGGTAVSLGVLYAFVDVLGRLFQPITGMVNQLAALDSSMVSAGRVFTLMDEPGEDVTDGTMPRYKGNVEFKNVSFAYKKENYVLKNINFEAKQGQTVALVGHTGSGKSSIINLLFRFYDPQKGTITIDGQDVTDLPKQWIRHHMGIVLQDPYLFTGTIASNVSLGDEKISREQIEKALRDVGAQRILAHLPKGFDEPVVEKGSTLSAGQRQLISFARALAYDPAILILDEATANIDTETESLIQSALEVLKKGRTTFIIAHRLSTIRSADQILVLHRGEIVERGTHDELMQHGGRYYQMYQLQSGSSETIDKAQTQTITPSLA encoded by the coding sequence ATGACTCCTAATCCCAGGACGGGAAAGCGTCTGTTTCAATACGCTCTTACCGCCAAAGGCATTTTCATTGCCGCCTTCATCGCCCTCGCCATCGGCGTAGGCGCAGAACTGGCCGGACCTTTTATAGCCAAGAGCATGATCGATGATCATATGCTCGGTATCGAACGGCCTTATTTTGAATCAACATCGGCTGAGCAAGCCGCCGAATATAACGGGCATTACTACAAGCGGGGCGACCGCTTTGATGCTGACGAGAGCAAGGGTTCCCAGATTCAGCTCCTGCAATCCGGTCGCAGCTTTTATTTTATCGATCAGGCTGTGGCAGAGCCTCAAGGTGAACGAACCTTTTCGGACGGCCAAATGACGATCAAGTACGGCGACAAAGTATCACAGTATCCTGCACAGAAACTGTCAGCCACCGATCTATATTCCTTTTACAAACCGGAAATCCCGGGGATTTTAAAGCTGGTCGGTTTGTATTGTATCTTCCTGATCATCAGCATTTTCACAGAATTCGGCAAAACCTACTGGCTTCAATCTTCGGCCAATAAGGTTATTCAAAAACTTAGAAATGATGTGTATGCGCATATGCAGCGACTGCCGGTATATTTCTTCGACACGCTGCCTGCCGGTAAGGTCGTTTCCCGGATTACCAATGATACGGAAGCGGTCAAGGATCTTTTTGTAGCTGTTCTCGCCAATTTCAGCTCCGGGGTCATTTATATAACAGGCGTTTATATTGCCCTCTTCCTGCTGGATCTGCGGCTCGGACTGGTCTGCTTGTTTATCGTCCCGCTGTTGATTGCCTGGATCATCTTCTACCGGAAGTTCGCTACCAAATACAATACGATCATCCGGTCGCGCCTTAGTGAGATCAATGCAATTATCAATGAGTCCATTCAGGGAATGTCTATCATCCGCGTTTTCCGCCGGCAGAAGCAGACCCGGGAAGAATTCGAAACCTTGAATGATGATTATATGAAGCATCAGAACAAAATGCTGAATCTGAACGCATTTACTACACATAATCTGGTTAATGTGCTCCGCAGTTTTTCTTTTGCGGTCATACTCGCTTACTTCGGCTTTGGTTCGCTTTCAGGCGGAACTGCGGTATCCCTTGGTGTCTTATACGCCTTTGTGGATGTTCTCGGCCGTCTGTTTCAGCCCATCACCGGTATGGTGAATCAGCTGGCAGCACTGGATTCCTCGATGGTATCCGCAGGACGCGTCTTCACGCTCATGGATGAGCCTGGTGAAGACGTAACCGATGGCACGATGCCGCGTTACAAGGGAAATGTCGAGTTCAAAAACGTATCCTTTGCTTATAAGAAGGAAAACTATGTGCTGAAAAATATCAATTTTGAAGCGAAGCAAGGACAGACGGTCGCGCTTGTAGGCCACACGGGTTCAGGCAAAAGCTCGATCATCAATCTGCTGTTCCGTTTCTATGACCCGCAAAAAGGAACCATCACTATCGACGGCCAGGATGTCACGGATCTTCCGAAGCAATGGATCCGCCATCATATGGGTATCGTGCTGCAGGATCCTTACCTGTTCACGGGCACCATCGCCTCAAACGTAAGTCTCGGCGACGAGAAAATATCACGGGAGCAGATTGAAAAAGCACTCCGCGATGTAGGTGCACAGCGGATTCTCGCCCATCTGCCCAAAGGATTCGACGAGCCTGTGGTTGAGAAGGGAAGCACTTTGTCTGCAGGACAGCGGCAGTTGATTTCCTTCGCACGTGCCCTGGCTTACGATCCTGCAATTCTGATCCTTGATGAAGCGACAGCCAATATCGATACGGAAACAGAAAGTCTGATTCAATCCGCCCTTGAGGTGTTGAAAAAAGGCCGGACGACGTTTATCATTGCACACCGCTTATCTACCATCCGCAGTGCTGATCAGATTCTCGTTCTGCATCGCGGCGAAATCGTCGAGCGTGGTACACATGATGAGCTCATGCAGCATGGTGGTCGCTATTATCAAATGTATCAGCTGCAATCAGGTTCCTCGGAGACAATTGATAAGGCTCAAACACAGACAATAACGCCTTCTCTTGCTTAA
- a CDS encoding tetratricopeptide repeat protein, which yields MTENRQQRFRFSEAPIWDLQRMYYEDLGLKAWNNDQVPQYITSNPMIGTAYAEMIFGFLQDRAGKGHISEPVTILELGAGAGRLAFHVLHQLCEMRDYAGIPLPPFRYVMTDLPIKNVKSWEQHPALQSYIQQGMLDFARFDAVNDTELNLTVSGTTIRQGDLKQPLLIIANYFFDGIPQELIYVGEGHIFDCDVIVETPDTSENLTASEALQQMKLEYEYRRAPEYEEESYPYRDVIALYQQELEDSHILFPVAGLTCLERLNQLSEAGFMLITADKGDHRLDNFKFAEPPELIIHGSFSFTANYHAIQHVLEEKGAHTLFTTHHYKNLNVGCFFMMEAPMSYTNSRLAYRSFIERFGPDDFFSMKEWVDPLLDTMGLQQILAFWRLGGYDAEFFIQSAKQISALLPEANDEEMLDIQRGIHKMWSAYYIMEQRYDLALDAGLLLFEMDMYEDSKHFLEASLEADEDEPVPTVLYCLAICSYELDQLELAIAYTREALVLEPDHVEALDLLRALTGEN from the coding sequence ATGACAGAAAATAGACAACAGCGTTTCCGTTTCAGTGAAGCACCCATCTGGGATTTGCAGCGGATGTATTACGAAGATCTAGGATTAAAGGCATGGAATAATGATCAGGTTCCGCAATATATTACGAGCAACCCGATGATTGGCACAGCTTATGCGGAAATGATCTTTGGATTTCTGCAAGATCGGGCCGGAAAGGGCCATATTTCTGAACCCGTTACGATCCTGGAGCTGGGGGCAGGCGCGGGACGCCTCGCGTTTCATGTGCTGCATCAATTATGCGAGATGCGTGATTATGCGGGAATTCCACTTCCTCCATTTCGATATGTGATGACCGATTTGCCTATAAAAAATGTAAAGAGCTGGGAGCAGCATCCCGCTTTGCAGAGCTATATCCAGCAGGGGATGCTGGATTTCGCGCGCTTTGATGCGGTGAATGACACGGAGCTGAATCTGACGGTGTCAGGTACAACGATACGACAGGGAGATTTAAAGCAGCCCTTGTTAATTATCGCAAACTATTTTTTTGACGGTATCCCGCAAGAGCTGATTTATGTTGGTGAAGGCCATATTTTTGATTGCGATGTTATCGTCGAAACACCGGATACATCGGAAAACCTTACAGCGTCGGAAGCTCTGCAGCAAATGAAGCTAGAATATGAGTACCGCCGTGCGCCCGAATACGAAGAAGAATCATACCCGTATCGTGATGTGATTGCACTATATCAGCAAGAGCTGGAGGATTCGCATATTCTGTTCCCTGTGGCAGGACTGACTTGCTTAGAACGGCTGAACCAGCTGTCTGAGGCAGGATTTATGCTTATTACGGCGGATAAAGGCGATCACCGTCTGGATAACTTTAAATTTGCAGAGCCTCCTGAGTTAATCATTCATGGAAGCTTTTCTTTCACGGCTAATTATCATGCCATACAGCATGTGTTGGAAGAGAAGGGGGCACATACTTTATTCACAACGCATCACTATAAAAATTTAAACGTAGGCTGTTTCTTTATGATGGAAGCACCTATGAGCTACACGAATTCCAGGCTGGCATACCGGAGCTTTATCGAGCGTTTCGGGCCGGATGATTTCTTCAGTATGAAGGAATGGGTAGATCCTCTTCTGGATACGATGGGACTGCAGCAAATTCTCGCATTTTGGCGGCTGGGCGGATATGACGCGGAGTTTTTTATTCAGAGCGCAAAGCAAATTTCAGCTCTACTGCCTGAGGCAAATGACGAAGAAATGCTCGATATTCAGCGGGGAATACACAAGATGTGGTCTGCTTACTATATCATGGAGCAGCGCTATGATCTGGCTCTGGATGCTGGACTTCTGCTTTTTGAAATGGACATGTATGAGGATTCGAAGCATTTTCTGGAGGCATCCCTTGAAGCGGATGAAGATGAACCTGTTCCGACGGTTCTCTACTGCCTCGCCATTTGCAGTTATGAGCTCGATCAACTCGAATTAGCAATAGCATATACACGCGAGGCGCTGGTTCTGGAGCCTGATCATGTGGAGGCACTGGATCTGCTGCGTGCTTTGACCGGCGAGAATTAA